In Ursus arctos isolate Adak ecotype North America unplaced genomic scaffold, UrsArc2.0 scaffold_3, whole genome shotgun sequence, one DNA window encodes the following:
- the GHRHR gene encoding growth hormone-releasing hormone receptor, whose translation MPPKHRAAPAPGGRALGWNPSTRSWLCGLGLWDQRTQKEQPIGLAYPLTSFPQVSGHVHPECDFIAQLREDERSCLQAAEGMSNTTLGCPMTWDGLLCWPMAGSGEWVTLSCPDFFSYFSSEPGAVKRDCTITGWSEPFPPYPVACPVPLELLTEEKSYFSTVKIIYTLGHSISVVALFVAIAILVALRRLHCPRNYIHTQLFITFILKAGAVFLKDATLFHGENTDHCSFSTVLCKVSVATSHFATMTNFSWLLVEAVYLTCLLASKSPSTRRAFWWLVLAGWGLPLLFAGVWVCCKVAFEDVACWDLDDSSPYWWIIKGPIVLSVGVNFGLFLNIIRILLRKLEPAQGSLHPESQYWRLSKSTLLLIPLFGIHYVIFNFLPDSAGLGIRLPLELGLGSFQGFIVAILYCFLNQEVRTEILRRWHGHDPELLPARRALTKWTMPSRSGVKVLTSVC comes from the exons ATGCCTCCCAAGCACCGTGCCGCACCTGCCCCCGGgggcagagccctgggctggAACCCCAGCACCAGGAGCTGGTTATGTGGCCTGG GTCTCTGGGACCAGAGAACCCAGAAGGAGCAGCCGATCGGCTTGGCCTATCCACTTACCTCCTTCCCGCAGGTATCTGGCCACGTGCACCCGGAATGTGACTTCATCGCCCAACTGAGAGAGGATGAGAGGTCGTGTCTGCAAGCAGCAGAAGGGATGTCCAACACCACCCTGG GCTGCCCGATGACATGGGATGGGCTGCTGTGCTGGCCGATGGCGGGCTCTGGCGAGTGGGTGACTCTCTCTTGCCCCGATTTCTTCTCTTACTTCAGCTCAGAGCCAG GGGCCGTGAAGCGGGATTGCACTATCACAGGCtggtctgagcccttcccacctTACCCTGTGGCCTGCCCTGTGCCCCTAGAGCTGCTGACGGAGGAG AAATCCTACTTCTCCACGGTGAAGATTATCTACACGCTGGGCCATAGCATCTCCGTCGTGGCCCTCTTTGTGGCCATTGCCATCCTGGTTGCTCTCAG GAGGCTCCACTGTCCCCGGAACTACATCCACACCCAGCTGTTCATCACCTTTATCCTCAAGGCGGGCGCTGTGTTCCTGAAGGACGCCACCCTCTTCCACGGGGAGAACACAGACCACTGCAGCTTCTCCACT GTTCTGTGCAAGGTCTCTGTGGCCACCTCCCATTTCGCCACCATGACCAACTTCAGCTGGCTGTTGGTGGAAGCCGTGTACCTGACCTGCCTCTTGGCCTCCAAGTCGCCCAGCACCAGGAGAGCCTTCTGGTGGCTGGTTCTCGCCGGCTGGG GGCTTCCCCTGCTCTTCGCTGGCGTGTGGGTGTGTTGTAAGGTGGCCTTCGAGGATGTGGC GTGCTGGGACCTGGATGACAGCTCCCCTTACTGGTGGATCATCAAAGGGCCCATCGTCCTCTCTGTGGGG GTAAACTTTGGGCTTTTTCTCAATATTATCCGCATCCTGCTGAGGAAACTGGAGCCGGCTCAGGGCAGCCTCCACCCCGAGTCTCAGTACTG GCGTCTCTCTAAATCAACACTGCTCCTCATCCCGCTGTTTGGAATTCACTATGTCATCTTCAACTTTCTGCCCGACAGTGCTGGCCTGGGCATCCGCCTCCCCCTAGAGCTGGGACTGGGCTCCTTCCAG GGCTTCATCGTTGCCATCCTGTACTGCTTCCTCAACCAAGAG GTGAGGACCGAGATCTTGCGGCGGTGGCATGGCCATGACCCTGAGCTGCTGCCAGCCCGGAGGGCCCTCACCAAGTGGACGATGCCTTCCCGCTCCGGGGTGAAGGTGTTGACGTCTGTATGCTAG